The nucleotide sequence TCAGCGCCAGCAGCCAGCCGATGTCGTCGGGCGTGACGAAGTGCCAGGTCGGCCGCAGCACGTGGGTGCGCAGCAGCGCGCCGTCGGCGAACGCGCGGTCGAGGCCGGGGTCGGTGACGGTGCCGCCGAGCCGCTGCGCGACGCCCCACTTCGCCGGGTGGTAGTCCTGCGACTGGACCGCGCCGAACCAGGCGACGGCGCCGGCCGGCGCCGCCGCGTCGAGCGGGCCGCCGAGGCCGACGGTGCGCAACCGGCGGCGTACGAGCTCGGCCTCGTCCACGGGTCAGCCCTGCCGCGCGGCCCAGGCGCCGACGACGTCGTCGAGCACGCTCATCGGCAGCGGGCCGTTGCCCAGCACGACGTCGTGGAAGGCGCGCAGGTCGAACCGGTCGCCGACGGTGGCCGCCGCGGCCGCGCGGATGCGCTGGATCTCCAGCCGGCCGACCATGTAGGCCAGCGCCTGGCCGGGCGCGGAGATGTAGCGGTCGACCTCGGTCTCGATCTCGAGCCGGCTGGTGGCGGTGTTGGCGACCATGAAGTCGACCGCCTGCTGCCGGCTCCAGCCCTTGGCGTGCAGCCCGGTGTCGACGACCAGGCGGCAGGCCCGCATGGAGTCCTCGCTCAGCATGCCCAGCCTGGCGATGTCGTCGGAGTACAGGCCCATCTCGTCGGCCAGCCGCTCGGCGTAGAGGCCCCAGCCCTCGTCGAAGGCGGTGATGGAGGCGAGCCGGCGCAGCAGCGGCAGGTCGGTGAGCTCCTGGGCGATGGTGAGCTGGAAGTGGTGGCCGGGCACGCCCTCGTGGAAGGCGACGGACTCGGCGCTGTAGCGGTCGCGCTTCTCGGCGTCGTGGGTGTTCGCGTAGTAGGTGCCCGGGCGGCTGCCGTCCATGGCCGGCTGCATGTAGTAGGCACCGGGAGCGCCCGGCGCCTCGGCCGCGGGTACCGCCTCGACGACGCAGCTCTGCGACGGCAGCCGGCCGAACCACTGCGGCGCGACCTGCTCGGCCCGCCGGATGGCCGAGCGCGCGGCCCGCAGCAGCTCGTCGGCGTCGCGCCAGCGCATGGCCGGGTCGGTGCGCAGCCGCTGCAGGATCTCGCTCAGCTCGCCGGTGCCGAACGCCCGCTCGCCGACGGCCGCGTACTCGTCGGTGAGCCCGGCCAGCACGTCGAGGCCGGTCTGGTGCAGCTCGTCTGGCGTGCGGGTGGTGGTGGTGTGGACCTTGGTGGCCTTGGCGTAGAACTCGTCGCCGCCCGGCAGCCAGCACAGCCCGGCGCGGTCGTCGGGCCGGCCGTGGGCGACGACGTCGGCGGCGACGGCGTCACGGTAGGCCCCGACGGCCGGGTGCACTACCTCGGCGAGCAGGCGGTCGCGCTCGGCCCGGAACGCCGCGGCGTCGGTGCCGCTGCCGGCCGCCGGCTCGGGGCGGCGGAGCGGGTCGTCGGCGGGGCTGGCGAGGTAGCGGGTGAAGTGCTCGACGGTGGCCTCGGCCAGCCGGCGGACCGGCAGCCGGCCGGCGACGATGCCGGCGCGATGCCGCACGGCGATGGCGTCGAGCAGCGCCGGCAGCCCGGCCAGCCGGGCGAGGTAGCCGTCGGCGTGGGCGGGCTCGGTGATGCCGGTCATCGGCAGGAACGAGAGCGTGGCGGGCGCCGGCGCGAAGAACGAGTCGGTGACGGTGTACTCGACGCCGCGCACCGCCAGGAGGTCGCGTTGGGACTCGACCTGCTGCAGGATGACCGCCCGCGTGGTGCGCTCGGCGTCGTCGAGCCCGGCCGGGTCGACGGCCTCCGCTCGGGCCGCGACGTCGGCCAGCCGGGCGTCGGCCGCCGCTTCGCCGGCCTCGGAGTAGTCGGTGAGCTTGTCCTCGCGCTCGCGGAAGCCCAGCAGCGACGCTTCGAGCGGGGCCACGTCGAACAGGACATCGATGAGCTCGTCGGCGAGCTGGGCGATGGTCATGTGGATCTCCCCCGGGATCGGCTCGTGGGAATGACCGTATCCCGGCGGACTGACAGCGCGACAACGGATATCGCCAGCAATGCCGCGAGTACGGCACTGACCGTCGCGGCCACCACGATCCCGTCGGTGAACGCGTCGCGCGCGGCCGCGAGCGTGGTCTCCGCCATGCCTGCCGGCAGGTCCTCCGCCGCCGCGACGGCCGCGCCCAGCGTGTCCGCTCCGGTGCCGGCGCCCCGGAAGACTGCCGCGACCACGCTGCCCAGGACGGCGATGCCGAGCGCGCCGCCCAGTTGCGGCGCCATCGACGACAGCGCCGCGGCGGCGCCGGCCCGCTCCGGCGGCGTGGCCCCGACGACCTGATCGGTGGCCAGCGCCATCATCGGGCCGAGTCCCGCCGACACCGTCACCGAGCCGGCCACCAGCAGGCCCAGCCCCGACGTCGCCGTCAGCTGGGTGAGCAGCACGAAGCCCGCCGCCGACACCGTCAGGCCGGCGCCGATCACCACCCCCGGCCGGATCCGGCGGGTCAGCCGCGGGGCCAGCAGCGACCCGGCGATCACCCCGATCGCCGAGGGCGCCGTCCAGAGCCCCGCGCGCAGCGGCGAGAGGTCCTGCACCAATTGCAGGTACTGGGCCAGGTAGTAGTTCGCGCCCCAGAGCACGAAGATGCCGATCGCCAGCGTCGCGACGGCCACCGAGAACGCCGGGTCGCGGAACAGCCGCACGTCGACCACCGGGTCGGCCAGCGACCGCTGCCGGACGACGAACACCGCCCCGACGACCAGACCGCCGGCGACCGCGGCGCCGGTCGCCCACCCCACCCCATGGGCGGCGATCTCCTTCAGCCCCCACACCAGCGGCAGCACCGCGGCCAGCGACAACACCACGCTGACCACGTCGATCCGGGCCGCCGCCGTGTTCCTCTGTTCCGGCAGCAGCACCGGGCCGAGCACGAGGATCAGCACCATCACCGGCACCCCGAGCAGGAACACCGAGCCCCACCAGAACCGCTCCAGCAGCGCGCCGCCGACCAGCGGCCCGATCGCCGTCCCGCCCGACACGCTGGCGATCACGATCCCGACGGCCACAGCCCGCTGCCGCGCGTCGCGGAACATCGTCGCCGTCAACGACAGCGTCGACGGCATCAGCGTCGCGCCGGCCACCCCCAGCAGCGCCCGCGCCGCGATCAGCGTCTCCGCGGTCGGGGCGTACGCGGCCACGACCGACAGCACGCCGTACGCCCCGGCGCCGATCATCAGCAGCCGCCGCCGGCCGATCCGGTCCCCGACGGCGCCGAGCGCCAGCATCGACCCGGCCAGCAGGAACGCGTAGACGTCGACGATCCAGAGCAGCTGCGTCCCGGTCGGGCGCAGGTCGGCGTCGATGGCGGGCAGCGCGAGATGGGTGACGGTCAGTTCCAGCGACGCCAGCACAGCGACGACACAGAGCACGGCCAGCCCGGCCCACGCCCGGCGGGAGGATTCGGTGGGGGTCACGTCCCCCAGCAGACAACCTCAACTATCGTTGAGGTCAAGTCCTACAGCTGCGAGCGCAGCTCCGTCGCCCGCGCGGTGACGGTGGCGAGCACTCGGCGGGTCGTGGCCAGCTCGCTTGCGTCGATGCCGGCATACAGCTCGGCGGTCATCGCGATGACGCCGGCGTGCAGCTCGTCGTACTGGAGCTGGCCGGCCGCCGTGAGCCCCACCTGCTCGTATGTGTCGTACTCGAGCAGCCCGCGGTCCTCCAGCGCGCAGAGCACCGCCGTCGCGTCGGCGGGTTCGATGTCGAGGGCGAGGACGAGGCCGTCGCGCAGGGAGGGCTGGGACACCCGGCCGGGCGCGGTCCCGAGCGTCCGGAGGGCGACCCATTCGGCCGGCGTGACGCTCTTGGCGTCGAGCATGACGCCGAGCAGGGCGTGGATGGCCTTGGCGGCGACCCCGATGTCGACACCGGTCAGCGGGGTGATGATCATGGATTCCTCCCGGGGTCGGGCGGCGACGGAGCGTCGAGCAGGACGGTCAGGGTCGCGACGAACTCGCGCGTCCGCTCGCTGTCGGGTCCGCCGAGGGGTTCGGCGAGCTGCTGCTGCAAGGTCATGACGCGCTCGCCCGCGGCCAGGATGACCTCGGCGCCCGCGTCGGTGAGCGTGACGCGGACGGCGCGCGAGTCGGCCGGGTCGCTGGTGCGGCGCAGCAGCCCGTTGCCCTCGAGCGTGCGCACCAGCTTGGAGACGAAGACCGGGTCGAGGCCGGTGTGGTCGGACAGTTCCCGCTGGCTGGGCTGCCCGCCGTCCTGGCTGACGCCGTAGAGCGTGGCCAGCACGGAGAACTGCGCCTGGGTGAGCCCGAACGGCGCGAGCGTGCGGTCGAGCAGCGCGCCCCACTTGGTGGAGAGCCGCCAGACGAGGTAGCCCGCGGTCGGGTTCTTCTTCACCGGAAAAACTGTACGTGGACACTATGTCCATGGCAATCTTTTATGTGCCGGCTCACAGCCGCGGGTCGACCGGCTCGGACTCCAGGGCCAGGACGGCGAAGACCGGCTCGTGCACGCGCCACAGCGGCTCGGACCGGGCCAGCCGCTCCAGCGACTCCAGACCGAGCGCGTACTCGCGCAGCGCCAGCGACCGCTTGTGCCCGAGGCCACGGTCCTTCAGCCGCTCCAGGTGGCCCGGCAGCGTGTAGTCGGGGCCGTAGATGATCCGCAGGTACTCGCGTCCGCGCACCTTGAGCCCCGGCTGCACGAGCCCGCGCGGCGCCCGGACGAGACCGGCCGCCGGCTTGACGACCATCCCCTCGCCGCCTGACGCGGTCAGCGCCGCCCACCACTCGACCCCGGCCTCGACGGACGACGGCGACGACGTCGACACCGCCAGCCGCCGCGTCGGCCGGAACAGGACGGGATCGGCCGCCACCAGCCGGTCGGCCAGCTCCAGGTGCCACAGGTGCGGCCGGTCGTGCCACGTGGCGCCCTCGGACGCGAGCAGCTGGAACGGCGCCAACTGCACGCCGTCGAGCCCGTCGACCGGCCAGACGTAGCGCCGGTACGCGTCGGCGAAGGCGGCCGCGTTGTCCAGCCGCGCCCGGGTCCGGTCGAGCAGCGCCGTGACGTCCAGGCCCCGGGCCGACGCGGTGGACAACGCCGACACCGCCGCCGGCAGCGCCGACCGTGCCGCCGCGCCGACCGAGGCGTACTGGCCGCGCAGCAGCGACTCCGCCTTCGCCGACCACGGCAGCAGCTCGGCGTCGAGCAGCAGCCAGCCGGTCCCCAGCTCGTCCCACAGCCCCGGCGCCGTCACCGCGGTCCGCACGCCGTCGAGCAGCGCCTCGGCCAGGTCCGCGCCGAAGAACGACCGCCCGGTCCGGGTGTACACCGCGCCGGTCTCGCCGGGCGGCGCGCCGAACCGGCGCGTCGCCGTCGCCTGGTCGCGGCAGACCAGCACCACGGCACGCGAGCCCATGTGCTTCTCTTCGCACACGACCTCGCCGACGCCGTCGGCCGCGTAGGCGCCGAACGCCTCGGCCGGGTGCTCGAGGACGTCGGGCAGCGGCGACGTCGCGACCGGCGCCATGGTCGGCGGCAGGTACGGCAGCCAGCGCGGATGCAGCGCGAACCGGCTCATCACCTCCAGCGCGCCGGCCGCGTTCTCCGCGCGCACCGAGACCCGGCCGTGGTGCGCGGTCTCGACGACGCGCTTACCGAGCACGTCGGTGAGGTCCAGCTCGTCGCCACCGCGCGACGCCACGGCAGCGGGCGCGACCAGCGGCTTCACCGGCTCGTACCAGACCTGCTCGGCCGGCACCTGCACGACCTCGCGCTCGGGGTAGCGCAGCGCGGTGAGGTGCCCGCCGAACACGCAGCCGGTGTCGAGGCACATCGTGTTGTTGACCCACTCGGGCTCCGGCGTCGGCGTGTGGCCGTACAGCACCATCGCGCGGCCGCGGTACTCGGTGGCCCACGGGTAGCGGACCGGCAGGCCGAACTCGTCGGTCTCGCCGGTCGTGTCGCCGTAGAGCGCGAACGCGCGCACCCGGCCGGACGCACGGCCGTGGTAGGCCTCCTTGAGCCCGGCGTGCGCGACCACCAGCTTGCCGTCGTCGAGGACGAGGTGCGAGACGAGGTCGCGGCACCAGCCCAGCACCGCGTCGCGGAACTCCGGCGGCTGCTGTTCCAGCTGCTCCAGCGTCTCGGCCAGCCCGTGCCCGATCTTGACCTGCTTGCCGCCCAGCGCGCGGACCAGCTTGTGCTCGTGGTTGCCGGGGACGGCGAGCGCGTGCCCGGCCGCCGTCATGCCCATGGCCAGGCGCAGGACGCCCGGGCTGTCCGGGCCGCGGTCGACGAGGTCGCCGAGGAAGATCACCCGGCGGCCCTCGGGGTGGACGGCGTCGACGGCGCGCCCGGCGTCGTCGCGGGCGACGACGTAGCCGAGCCGGTCCAGCAGCGCCTCCAGCTCGGACCGGCAGCCGTGCACGTCGCCGATGACGTCGAACGGGCCGTGCTCGTCGCGGCGGTCGTTGTACAGCCGCTCGCGCACGATCGTCGCCGACTCGATCTCCTCGACCGAGCGCAGCACGTGCACCTGCCGGAACCCCTCCTTCGCCAG is from Jiangella alkaliphila and encodes:
- a CDS encoding DUF885 domain-containing protein produces the protein MTIAQLADELIDVLFDVAPLEASLLGFREREDKLTDYSEAGEAAADARLADVAARAEAVDPAGLDDAERTTRAVILQQVESQRDLLAVRGVEYTVTDSFFAPAPATLSFLPMTGITEPAHADGYLARLAGLPALLDAIAVRHRAGIVAGRLPVRRLAEATVEHFTRYLASPADDPLRRPEPAAGSGTDAAAFRAERDRLLAEVVHPAVGAYRDAVAADVVAHGRPDDRAGLCWLPGGDEFYAKATKVHTTTTRTPDELHQTGLDVLAGLTDEYAAVGERAFGTGELSEILQRLRTDPAMRWRDADELLRAARSAIRRAEQVAPQWFGRLPSQSCVVEAVPAAEAPGAPGAYYMQPAMDGSRPGTYYANTHDAEKRDRYSAESVAFHEGVPGHHFQLTIAQELTDLPLLRRLASITAFDEGWGLYAERLADEMGLYSDDIARLGMLSEDSMRACRLVVDTGLHAKGWSRQQAVDFMVANTATSRLEIETEVDRYISAPGQALAYMVGRLEIQRIRAAAAATVGDRFDLRAFHDVVLGNGPLPMSVLDDVVGAWAARQG
- a CDS encoding MFS transporter, which codes for MGDVTPTESSRRAWAGLAVLCVVAVLASLELTVTHLALPAIDADLRPTGTQLLWIVDVYAFLLAGSMLALGAVGDRIGRRRLLMIGAGAYGVLSVVAAYAPTAETLIAARALLGVAGATLMPSTLSLTATMFRDARQRAVAVGIVIASVSGGTAIGPLVGGALLERFWWGSVFLLGVPVMVLILVLGPVLLPEQRNTAAARIDVVSVVLSLAAVLPLVWGLKEIAAHGVGWATGAAVAGGLVVGAVFVVRQRSLADPVVDVRLFRDPAFSVAVATLAIGIFVLWGANYYLAQYLQLVQDLSPLRAGLWTAPSAIGVIAGSLLAPRLTRRIRPGVVIGAGLTVSAAGFVLLTQLTATSGLGLLVAGSVTVSAGLGPMMALATDQVVGATPPERAGAAAALSSMAPQLGGALGIAVLGSVVAAVFRGAGTGADTLGAAVAAAEDLPAGMAETTLAAARDAFTDGIVVAATVSAVLAALLAISVVALSVRRDTVIPTSRSRGRST
- a CDS encoding MarR family winged helix-turn-helix transcriptional regulator, with the translated sequence MIITPLTGVDIGVAAKAIHALLGVMLDAKSVTPAEWVALRTLGTAPGRVSQPSLRDGLVLALDIEPADATAVLCALEDRGLLEYDTYEQVGLTAAGQLQYDELHAGVIAMTAELYAGIDASELATTRRVLATVTARATELRSQL
- a CDS encoding MarR family winged helix-turn-helix transcriptional regulator yields the protein MKKNPTAGYLVWRLSTKWGALLDRTLAPFGLTQAQFSVLATLYGVSQDGGQPSQRELSDHTGLDPVFVSKLVRTLEGNGLLRRTSDPADSRAVRVTLTDAGAEVILAAGERVMTLQQQLAEPLGGPDSERTREFVATLTVLLDAPSPPDPGRNP
- a CDS encoding polynucleotide kinase-phosphatase yields the protein MSSIAIPELSLVALVGVSGSGKSTFAARLFGRFEVVSSDFCRGLVADDENDQTVSGDAFDVLYYIAGKRLAGGRLTVVDATNVQREARRQVVDLAKAHDVLPVAIVLDVPESVCLERNRDRPDRDFGPHVVRRQRDQLRRSIKGLAKEGFRQVHVLRSVEEIESATIVRERLYNDRRDEHGPFDVIGDVHGCRSELEALLDRLGYVVARDDAGRAVDAVHPEGRRVIFLGDLVDRGPDSPGVLRLAMGMTAAGHALAVPGNHEHKLVRALGGKQVKIGHGLAETLEQLEQQPPEFRDAVLGWCRDLVSHLVLDDGKLVVAHAGLKEAYHGRASGRVRAFALYGDTTGETDEFGLPVRYPWATEYRGRAMVLYGHTPTPEPEWVNNTMCLDTGCVFGGHLTALRYPEREVVQVPAEQVWYEPVKPLVAPAAVASRGGDELDLTDVLGKRVVETAHHGRVSVRAENAAGALEVMSRFALHPRWLPYLPPTMAPVATSPLPDVLEHPAEAFGAYAADGVGEVVCEEKHMGSRAVVLVCRDQATATRRFGAPPGETGAVYTRTGRSFFGADLAEALLDGVRTAVTAPGLWDELGTGWLLLDAELLPWSAKAESLLRGQYASVGAAARSALPAAVSALSTASARGLDVTALLDRTRARLDNAAAFADAYRRYVWPVDGLDGVQLAPFQLLASEGATWHDRPHLWHLELADRLVAADPVLFRPTRRLAVSTSSPSSVEAGVEWWAALTASGGEGMVVKPAAGLVRAPRGLVQPGLKVRGREYLRIIYGPDYTLPGHLERLKDRGLGHKRSLALREYALGLESLERLARSEPLWRVHEPVFAVLALESEPVDPRL